A part of Gossypium hirsutum isolate 1008001.06 chromosome A07, Gossypium_hirsutum_v2.1, whole genome shotgun sequence genomic DNA contains:
- the LOC107929950 gene encoding NADH dehydrogenase [ubiquinone] iron-sulfur protein 7, mitochondrial produces MALITRTTANRLPHLLSLQRALAIHTTVPSLSSSATPTTYARPSPPSTSGTPSSLSKPAEYVISKVDDLLNWARRGSIWPMTFGLACCAVEMMHTGASRYDFDRFGVIFRPSPRQSDCMIVAGTLTNKMAPALRKVYDQMPEPRWVISMGSCANGGGYYHYSYSVVRGCDRIVPVDIYVPGCPPTAEALLYGVLQLQKKINRRKDFLHWWSK; encoded by the exons ATGGCTCTAATCACCCGAACCACTGCCAATCGCCTCCCTCACCTCCTCTCCCTACAGCGTGCCCTCGCTATTCACACCACCGTCCCTTCTCTCTCCTCTTCTGCCACCCCAACCACATACGCCCGGCCTTCTCCGCCGTCCACCTCCGGCACTCCCTCCAGTCTCTCTAAGCCTGCTGAGTACGTGATCTCCAAGGTCGATGACCTCTTGAACTGGGCCCGTCGTGGGTCCATCTGGCCCATGACTTTCGGCCTCGCTTGCTGCGCCGTCGAAATGATGCACACCGGTGCTTCTCGCTACGACTTCGATCGCTTTGGTGTCATTTTTAGGCCTAGCCCTCGCCAATCCGATTGCATGATTGTTGCTGGCACTCTCACCAACAAAATGGCCCCTGCTCTTCGCAA GGTTTACGACCAAATGCCAGAGCCTAGGTGGGTGATTTCAATGGGAAGTTGTGCAAATGGTGGTGGGTACTACCACTACTCATACTCAGTTGTAAGAGGTTGCGATAGAATCGTCCCTGTTGACATCTATGTTCCTGGTTGTCCACCCACTGCGGAGGCGTTATTGTACGGAGTTCTTCAATTGCAGAAAAAGATCAACAGGCGCAAGGATTTCCTCCATTGGTGGTCCAAGTAA
- the LOC107929949 gene encoding uncharacterized protein — translation MEKGESILEAIYEDEDLGYGEDVEMVDVEEGELVECCNSGNDREKSGSAAVNGENQVPQSKNKKRRANKRKNKRKKGGSGHKPSDINQFVLDTCRRLKEKKSYMVYNAVGCLGVSALSDLVVEVGAIQSCGGQMTADGKRFRTGGGILWNILKVRQPAAYREIMKKTKDFEKQFKQENVGRALAQNKENSSRETACNLTNGTSVSVLEDSQLLPQTREEQFSTEGT, via the exons ATGGAGAAAGGAGAGAGCATATTGGAAGCGATTTACGAAGACGAAGATTTAGGATATGGAGAAGATGTAGAGATGGTTGACGTTGAAGAAGGAGAGCTCGTGGAATGTTGTAACTCGGGAAATGACCGGGAAAAAAGCGGCTCTGCTGCTGTTAATGGTGAAAATCAGGTGCcccaaagtaaaaataaaaagcgCCGAGCAAATAAGAGGAAGAATAAGAGAAAAAAGGGTGGTTCTGGACATAAACCTTCGGATATAAACCA GTTTGTGTTAGACACTTGTAGACGATTAAAAGAAAAGAAGTCATACATGGTGTACAACGCTGTGGGGTGCTTGGGGGTTTCTGCATTGAGTGATCTTGTCGTGGAG GTGGGTGCAATTCAATCTTGTGGAGGTCAGATGACTGCCGATGGAAAACGTTTTCGGACAGGTGGTGGCATATTATGGAATATCCTAAAAGTGCGACAACCCGCTGCTTATCGCGAAATAATGAAAAAAACCAAAGACTTCGAG AAGCAATTCAAGCAGGAAAATGTCGGACGGGCACTAGCACAGAACAAAGAGAACTCGTCCCGAGAAACTGCTTGCAATCTGACTAATGGAACCTCGGTAAGTGTTTTGGAAGATTCTCAACTGCTTCCACAAACTCGGGAGGAACAGTTCAGTACCGAAGGAACATGA